From one Eptesicus fuscus isolate TK198812 chromosome 21, DD_ASM_mEF_20220401, whole genome shotgun sequence genomic stretch:
- the LOC129147659 gene encoding pleckstrin homology domain-containing family F member 1-like — MVEHLANTEVNRRRIAQVESCFGASGQPLALPGRVLLGEGVLTKECRKRAQPRAFFLFSDILVYGSIVLSGRRYRAQRVIPLEEVTLEPLPETLQARNRWLIRTARKSFVVSAASATERQEWIRHIEECVRRQLRATGRAPSTEHAAPWVPDKATDICMRCTHTRFSALTRRHHCRQCGFVVCGDCSRARVLLPRLAPKPQRVCSLCYRQLAAQRRQGEGEGQEAGGQAAGSPSGAGACCGVSSGDEDEDSEEDKEGGGEGDWPSRVRFYDSGVSWSSFHS, encoded by the coding sequence ATGGTGGAGCACCTGGCCAACACGGAGGTGAACCGCCGGCGCATCGCCCAGGTGGAGAGCTGCTTCGGGGCGTCGGGGCAGCCGCTGGCGCTGCCGGGCCGCGTGCTGCTGGGCGAGGGCGTGCTGACCAAGGAGTGCCGCAAGAGGGCCCAGCCGCGCGCCTTCTTCCTCTTCAGCGACATCCTGGTCTACGGCAGCATCGTGCTCAGCGGGCGCCGCTACCGCGCCCAGCGCGTCATCCCGCTGGAGGAGGTGACGCTGGAGCCGCTGCCCGAGACGCTGCAGGCCCGCAACCGCTGGCTGATCCGCACGGCCCGCAAGTCCTTCGTGGTGTCGGCCGCCTCGGCCACGGAGCGCCAGGAGTGGATCCGCCACATCGAGGAGTGCGTGCGGCGGCAGCTGCGGGCCACGGGTCGCGCGCCCAGCACGGAGCACGCGGCGCCCTGGGTGCCCGACAAGGCCACGGACATCTGCATGCGCTGCACGCACACCCGCTTCTCGGCGCTCACGCGGCGCCACCACTGCCGCCAGTGCGGCTTCGTGGTCTGCGGGGACTGCTCCCGAGCACGCGTCCTGCTGCCCCGCCTGGCGCCCAAGCCCCAGCGTGTCTGCAGCCTCTGCTACCGCCAGCTGGCCGCCCAGAGGCGCcagggggagggcgaggggcaggaggcggggggcCAGGCCGCGGGGTCCCCTTCCGGGGCTGGGGCCTGCTGCGGGGTGTCCAGTGGGGACGAGGACGAGGACTCGGAGGAGGACAaggagggcggcggggagggcgaCTGGCCCAGCCGGGTCAGGTTCTACGACTCCGGGGTCTCCTGGTCCTCCTTCCACAGCTGA
- the LOC129147760 gene encoding protein C19orf12-like has protein sequence MELLSEVWIWEEKNMDWKHIGEATAVTSTMMVIGARVAGPWGLAIVGAVGGLLGAWRWWRYKSVPKRLKELTSTEKKNLYRQVMAIVRALDWTDFEELTEQVVNDKAVQEKLLELTMSFVTHKMGNA, from the exons ATGGAGCTGCTGAGCGAAGTCTGGATTTGGGAGGAGAAGAACATGGACTGGAAGCACATCGGAGAGGCCACCGCGGTCACCAGCACCATGATGGTTATTGGAGCCAGGGTCGCCGGCCCGTGGGGACTGGCCATTG TGGGCGCCGTCGGGGGACTCCTAGGGgcctggaggtggtggaggtATAAGTCTGTCCCTAAGAGGCTAAAGGAGCTGACGTCCACGGAGAAAAAGAATCTATACCGCCAGGTCATGGCCATCGTCAGGGCCCTGGATTGGACGGACTTCGAGGAATTGACTGAGCAGGTCGTGAATGACAAGGCCGTGCAGGAGAAGCTGCTGGAGCTGACCATGAGCTTCGTCACCCACAAGATGGGAAAcgcctaa